In Prescottella soli, a genomic segment contains:
- a CDS encoding ABC transporter substrate-binding protein translates to MRFPGLKVCGAAVMLALAVTGCGGQPAAQNGAPATLDASDADPSGHLRVGYFLPPRPVDPYTVPSTVAAYPYLTPLYDRLTQIVNGENGAVLAPMVATGWEFGPDGRSVTFTLRDDVTFSDGAKLDSAAVKASLERAMRLPGSTVSSYYSMVEGIDAVDPSTVTIRTNRPASDLPYVLSGVEGMLISPNAVANPDLDVRPVGSGPYVLETLRVGDSVSYVRREGYWDKSAQLPERITITGYADGNARMNALRSRQIDLAYVMPVDYAQASNLGRGFGFYSYPPSTAYAVNVNTNSADMARPDVRQALNFAIDRDGINKSILHGQCTPNPQAATPGMVGYLDQPPIRYDFDPERARQILASAGITDLQLDIMAPARVSPVVEIATAVRSQFENIGIKVNFQEVDQAEMNARFSRGDAYDAVINGRVPRPSSLQSFQYWYRSPALFPGPRPAGFDETLDRAFDPNLSEDQQNQALEDTAAIATEQAMNVFICATPTQFAYSDKVIGATDMAMSRIQGVPDLRHVGVAK, encoded by the coding sequence ATGAGATTTCCAGGACTGAAGGTTTGCGGCGCCGCTGTGATGCTTGCCCTGGCGGTGACTGGATGTGGCGGTCAGCCCGCCGCACAGAACGGTGCACCCGCGACCCTCGATGCTTCGGACGCCGATCCGTCCGGCCATTTGCGGGTGGGGTACTTCCTGCCCCCTCGACCGGTCGACCCCTACACGGTCCCCTCGACCGTCGCCGCTTACCCGTACCTGACGCCGCTCTACGATCGTCTCACCCAGATCGTGAACGGTGAGAACGGCGCGGTGCTTGCCCCCATGGTTGCCACCGGATGGGAGTTCGGGCCGGACGGTAGGTCCGTGACCTTCACTCTCCGCGACGATGTCACTTTCTCCGATGGCGCGAAACTCGATTCGGCCGCTGTGAAGGCGTCGCTGGAGCGGGCAATGCGTCTCCCGGGCTCGACGGTCTCGAGCTACTACTCGATGGTCGAGGGAATCGACGCCGTCGATCCATCGACGGTCACGATACGAACGAACCGGCCGGCGTCGGACCTTCCCTATGTGCTGTCCGGCGTCGAGGGGATGCTCATCAGCCCGAACGCCGTCGCCAACCCGGACCTCGACGTGCGTCCGGTCGGGTCCGGGCCCTATGTCCTCGAGACCCTGCGCGTCGGTGATTCGGTCTCGTATGTGCGCAGGGAAGGCTACTGGGACAAATCCGCTCAGCTCCCGGAGCGCATCACGATCACGGGCTACGCGGACGGCAACGCGCGCATGAACGCATTGCGTTCGCGGCAGATCGACCTTGCATACGTCATGCCTGTCGACTACGCCCAGGCGTCGAACCTGGGTCGTGGATTCGGGTTCTACTCGTACCCGCCGTCCACCGCGTACGCAGTCAACGTGAACACCAACTCTGCCGACATGGCTCGACCGGATGTGCGCCAGGCGTTGAACTTCGCGATCGATCGGGACGGGATCAACAAGTCGATCCTGCACGGGCAGTGCACACCCAACCCGCAGGCCGCCACGCCAGGAATGGTCGGCTACCTCGACCAGCCGCCGATCCGGTACGACTTCGACCCCGAGCGTGCCCGGCAGATTCTGGCATCGGCGGGGATTACCGATCTCCAGCTCGACATCATGGCTCCTGCAAGGGTTTCGCCGGTGGTCGAGATCGCGACTGCGGTGCGCTCGCAGTTCGAGAACATCGGGATCAAGGTGAACTTCCAAGAAGTCGATCAGGCGGAGATGAACGCACGATTCAGTCGAGGCGATGCCTACGACGCGGTCATCAACGGCCGTGTGCCGCGGCCGAGTTCGCTCCAGTCGTTCCAGTACTGGTACCGGTCGCCGGCGCTGTTCCCCGGACCCCGCCCGGCAGGCTTCGACGAGACCCTCGACCGCGCGTTCGACCCGAACCTATCCGAGGATCAACAGAACCAAGCACTCGAAGACACGGCGGCGATCGCAACCGAGCAGGCGATGAACGTATTCATCTGCGCTACGCCGACTCAGTTCGCGTACTCCGACAAGGTCATCGGGGCCACCGATATGGCGATGTCCCGTATTCAAGGTGTCCCCGACCTGCGTCACGTCGGTGTAGCGAAGTAG
- a CDS encoding alpha/beta hydrolase family protein, with protein MTQLSEIETTFVGLSAPGQSRAGAGGWPCQGVYHRPRGTRPKVAVIATHYNVDFSQHYIADHLAARGFGFLGWNTRFRNDPLHFLLDRALVDIGVGVRWLREQMGVESVIILGNSGGCSLMAAYQSHATTPNVVALPGMRPAPGLDDLVPGDAFIALAAHQGRPDVLTSQLDPAVIDENDPTLTDPELDLWNPERERPFTAEFLTRYRAAQRDRNARITDWAKSELRRLAAAGQRDRVFTVPRTWADPRFVDPTIDANDRKPNWCYHGEPKQSNGSTWGLVTSCTLRTWLSMWSQETSQCNAGPHLANISVPSFVVNGAADTGVFPSDAKALLDGLASADKAGVELPGDHYFDRPTDTRPQVADVIAEWIGQRFQL; from the coding sequence GTGACGCAGCTATCCGAGATCGAGACCACGTTCGTCGGCCTGTCCGCGCCGGGGCAGTCCCGAGCGGGGGCGGGTGGCTGGCCCTGCCAGGGTGTCTACCACCGCCCCCGCGGAACTCGGCCCAAGGTTGCCGTAATCGCAACCCACTACAACGTCGACTTCTCCCAGCACTACATCGCCGACCACTTGGCGGCACGCGGATTCGGATTCCTGGGTTGGAACACCCGGTTCCGCAACGACCCACTGCACTTCCTCCTCGATCGTGCGCTCGTCGATATCGGTGTCGGAGTGCGGTGGCTACGCGAACAGATGGGCGTCGAGTCGGTGATCATCCTCGGAAACTCCGGGGGATGCTCGCTGATGGCGGCGTACCAGTCGCATGCGACCACGCCGAATGTCGTTGCCCTGCCGGGGATGCGGCCCGCACCCGGACTCGACGACCTGGTGCCCGGTGATGCGTTCATCGCTCTCGCGGCGCATCAGGGGCGTCCTGACGTGCTGACCAGTCAGCTCGATCCCGCGGTGATCGACGAGAACGACCCGACTCTCACCGATCCTGAACTCGACCTGTGGAATCCGGAGCGGGAGCGGCCTTTCACGGCCGAATTCCTGACCCGGTACCGGGCCGCGCAGCGTGACCGCAACGCACGGATCACCGACTGGGCGAAGTCGGAACTGCGACGCCTCGCCGCGGCCGGCCAGCGCGATCGTGTCTTCACCGTGCCGCGGACGTGGGCGGACCCGCGTTTCGTCGACCCCACCATCGACGCCAACGATCGCAAACCGAACTGGTGCTACCACGGGGAGCCCAAGCAGTCGAACGGCTCGACGTGGGGCTTGGTGACCTCGTGCACGCTGCGGACGTGGCTCTCGATGTGGAGTCAGGAGACGTCGCAGTGCAACGCCGGCCCGCACCTGGCGAACATTTCGGTGCCGAGTTTTGTCGTCAACGGCGCGGCGGACACCGGGGTGTTCCCCAGTGACGCCAAGGCACTCCTCGACGGTCTCGCCTCGGCCGACAAGGCCGGCGTGGAGCTGCCGGGTGACCACTACTTCGACCGGCCGACAGACACCCGCCCGCAGGTCGCCGACGTGATCGCCGAGTGGATCGGGCAGCGATTCCAGCTGTAG
- a CDS encoding VOC family protein → MTAGSTIGRYVGVAIAVPDLTAAVGQYSRLGFVLSDLSYRPEWGAEVATFGFADGSYLELVRGVDTSKRNGAAIAAFVERFGARTYLSCYEVADMAAAYDRVREAGIDVVGPPRFAPASVGERAEMLWFKPAAMGGAFTQLLRLHDGPRQFSATTPGTRLFTQVLVGRDDESIVATLSGLGAIPNPSYDVPQWGLRATVFGLPGDTNVEITVPTDTTRPQGAALQRALDTGRSGHYMTTFEVDDVDLLAQRFDDAGVVTLGPPTDSPMQSPWGPCRQLWVHPTQSPGTFVQFLTRITDSTDPNS, encoded by the coding sequence ATGACAGCGGGTTCGACGATCGGACGGTACGTCGGGGTGGCGATCGCCGTGCCCGACCTCACCGCCGCTGTCGGGCAGTACTCGCGTCTGGGATTTGTGCTCTCCGACCTGTCGTATCGCCCCGAATGGGGGGCAGAGGTAGCCACATTCGGTTTCGCCGACGGAAGCTATCTCGAACTGGTCCGTGGGGTGGACACGAGCAAACGCAACGGTGCCGCAATCGCGGCGTTCGTCGAACGCTTCGGTGCACGCACCTATCTCTCGTGTTACGAAGTGGCCGACATGGCGGCCGCCTACGACCGCGTCCGAGAAGCCGGAATCGATGTCGTGGGTCCGCCGAGGTTCGCCCCTGCCTCGGTCGGCGAACGAGCCGAGATGCTGTGGTTCAAACCGGCGGCGATGGGCGGTGCCTTCACTCAACTTCTCCGACTGCACGACGGGCCGCGGCAATTCTCGGCCACGACACCCGGAACCAGACTCTTCACCCAGGTTCTGGTCGGGCGCGACGACGAGTCGATCGTCGCGACGCTGTCGGGGCTCGGCGCAATCCCGAACCCGTCGTACGACGTTCCGCAATGGGGCCTGCGCGCGACGGTGTTCGGACTGCCCGGTGATACCAATGTCGAGATCACCGTCCCGACCGACACCACGAGGCCTCAGGGTGCGGCACTTCAACGTGCCCTCGATACCGGGCGGTCCGGCCACTACATGACCACGTTCGAGGTCGACGATGTCGATTTGTTGGCGCAGCGCTTCGACGATGCCGGCGTGGTCACGTTGGGGCCGCCCACCGACTCGCCGATGCAGTCTCCCTGGGGGCCGTGCCGTCAACTCTGGGTGCATCCGACCCAGTCGCCCGGAACATTCGTCCAATTCCTCACCCGGATCACAGACTCGACAGATCCGAATTCCTGA
- a CDS encoding class I adenylate-forming enzyme family protein, translating to MNLAGPLRYWAQRDPDRMAIAMGDRELTWAELDDRTSRLAQGLRGLGVGLGDRVAALVPNCIEFCETVLACFKLGATFVPLNYRLAPAELAEIIERCGATAIVADRAMLDGLLEYDEQSVGELRCIVTASPRDGENLFEEMVAASSPEDPRTHFDADHPAFICYTSGTTGAPKGAVLSHRNVLAVCAERIAIDAWNATDSTYFPYALAFTGGLIAMWMPLYSVGGQTVLDDDFDPDRTLAVFAERGITQFIAVGSILEALTQAPTFEKTDLSSLRMLGTGGQAISVTMLQAFGRRGLYVCQGYGLTESGGLSLALPGEMAEAKLGSTGIPTPQTSARVVDAFGEEVAPGEVGELLLRGPQIMECYWDDPTATKAAFIDGWLRTGDLVKQDEEGYFYVVDRAKDMLISGGVNIYPAEIERVLAGYPGLLELVVVAAPDEKWGEVPALIARRDRNASDSPSADELIEYCRQRLARYKAPKYVLFQDDPLPRGMSNKVHKSEVREQALQILGLTGDSTRTTA from the coding sequence ATGAATCTTGCTGGACCACTGCGATACTGGGCGCAACGCGACCCGGATCGCATGGCGATCGCGATGGGCGATCGCGAACTCACCTGGGCAGAACTGGACGACCGTACCTCGAGGCTGGCGCAGGGACTGCGCGGCCTCGGGGTCGGGCTCGGTGATCGAGTGGCGGCGCTGGTACCCAACTGCATCGAGTTCTGCGAAACCGTGTTGGCGTGTTTCAAACTGGGTGCGACGTTCGTGCCGCTGAACTACCGGCTCGCGCCGGCGGAACTGGCCGAGATCATCGAGCGGTGCGGTGCGACGGCGATCGTCGCGGACCGAGCGATGCTGGACGGACTCCTCGAGTACGACGAGCAGTCGGTCGGTGAGCTTCGATGCATCGTGACCGCCTCGCCCCGAGACGGCGAGAACCTGTTCGAAGAGATGGTCGCCGCATCCTCTCCGGAGGATCCGCGGACGCATTTCGACGCGGACCATCCCGCGTTCATCTGCTACACGTCGGGAACGACGGGCGCACCCAAGGGCGCGGTGCTCAGTCACCGCAACGTCCTCGCGGTGTGTGCCGAGCGGATCGCGATCGACGCCTGGAACGCGACCGACAGCACCTACTTCCCCTACGCGCTCGCGTTCACTGGCGGACTGATCGCAATGTGGATGCCGCTGTACTCGGTGGGCGGTCAGACAGTGCTCGACGACGACTTCGATCCGGACCGGACGCTCGCGGTCTTCGCCGAGCGAGGTATCACCCAGTTCATCGCGGTCGGATCGATCCTGGAAGCACTCACGCAGGCCCCCACTTTCGAGAAGACCGACCTTTCGAGCCTACGGATGCTCGGAACCGGCGGCCAGGCCATCTCGGTGACGATGCTGCAGGCGTTCGGGCGCAGGGGGCTGTACGTCTGCCAGGGCTACGGTCTGACCGAGAGCGGAGGACTGTCCCTGGCGCTGCCCGGCGAGATGGCCGAGGCGAAGCTGGGTTCGACCGGCATCCCGACTCCGCAGACCTCGGCACGGGTCGTGGACGCCTTCGGCGAGGAGGTCGCCCCGGGCGAGGTCGGCGAACTGCTGTTGCGCGGGCCCCAGATCATGGAGTGCTACTGGGACGATCCCACCGCAACCAAGGCGGCGTTCATCGACGGTTGGCTGCGCACCGGCGACCTCGTCAAGCAGGACGAGGAAGGGTACTTCTACGTCGTCGATCGCGCCAAGGACATGCTGATCTCGGGAGGTGTCAACATCTACCCCGCCGAGATCGAGCGTGTGCTCGCAGGCTATCCCGGGCTCCTCGAGCTTGTGGTCGTCGCCGCCCCTGACGAGAAATGGGGAGAGGTGCCGGCGCTGATCGCCCGGCGCGATCGGAACGCCTCCGACTCGCCGAGCGCGGACGAACTGATCGAGTACTGCCGACAGCGCCTGGCGCGTTACAAGGCGCCCAAATACGTCCTGTTCCAGGACGACCCGCTGCCTCGCGGCATGTCCAACAAGGTTCACAAGAGCGAGGTCCGTGAGCAGGCACTGCAAATCCTCGGTCTCACCGGGGACAGCACGCGGACCACGGCATGA